In Leptospira langatensis, a single window of DNA contains:
- a CDS encoding ABC transporter ATP-binding protein, which yields MNVYRRLLGYSFKYKYRLITGVVLSFLVSILNGASLTSIIPIFDAIGKGGKADFQITLTKKDRTVLDVQNSGKEVEGLQRLELILAEAKVSANGYLSSLPKDQLVLLFCLFIFPIYLAKLLFLAGAVYCINSGGYLAVRDLRLELYSKAQELPLNQFVQEKTGIFMSRIINDVEVLAKLISSDLKDAIVDFFYIITHLLILLIISWEMFVAVLVIVPLIMGPVTSFADRIRKATRNQQERLSSLNGHLQEVISGIRVIRAFSMEKTEAARFWEINNDLSDKTFKGHFYHQIGPSLVELSSSIVAVIFLGFGAYLMELRQFSLGDFMVFFLTLVFLTRPFKQMGMLSNSIQSAVAAGNRVFEMLDSETDIKQPANPVYPKRLSKELRFDSVGYTYPGAKTPALSDLNLSIQKGATVALVGASGAGKSTVVDLIPRLIDPTEGSISWDGTDLRNLDLASLRKKVSIVNQQVFLFNGTVRENICYGTENVSEDKMREAAEMAFATEFILSFEDGFDTIVGERGVMLSGGQRQRLSIARALLNNPEILILDEATSALDTESERVVQQALESLYKNRTVLIIAHRLSTVQIADTIFAMEAGKVVEYGSHSELIRLDGKYKKLYEMQFAESPA from the coding sequence ATGAACGTCTATAGACGCCTCTTGGGGTATTCCTTCAAGTATAAATACAGACTGATCACCGGGGTCGTACTATCCTTTCTCGTCTCCATACTCAACGGAGCCTCTTTAACTAGTATCATTCCTATCTTCGACGCGATCGGCAAAGGCGGCAAGGCCGACTTCCAAATCACTCTGACTAAAAAAGACAGAACCGTCTTAGATGTGCAAAACTCCGGCAAAGAAGTAGAAGGTTTGCAGAGGTTAGAGCTGATCCTCGCCGAAGCAAAAGTGAGTGCGAACGGATACTTATCTTCTCTTCCGAAAGACCAACTCGTACTTCTTTTCTGTTTGTTTATCTTTCCTATCTATTTGGCCAAGCTTCTCTTCTTGGCAGGAGCGGTGTACTGTATCAACTCGGGAGGTTATCTCGCTGTACGAGACTTGAGATTGGAATTGTATTCTAAGGCTCAGGAACTTCCTCTCAATCAGTTCGTGCAGGAAAAGACAGGGATCTTCATGAGTAGGATCATCAACGATGTAGAGGTCTTAGCAAAGTTGATCAGCTCGGATCTGAAAGATGCCATCGTAGACTTCTTTTATATCATCACTCACCTTCTCATTCTTCTTATTATTAGCTGGGAAATGTTCGTTGCAGTCCTTGTAATCGTACCTCTGATCATGGGACCAGTGACTTCTTTCGCGGATCGAATTCGAAAAGCTACACGTAACCAACAAGAAAGATTATCCTCATTGAACGGTCACTTGCAGGAAGTCATCTCCGGCATCCGGGTCATCCGAGCCTTCTCCATGGAAAAGACCGAAGCAGCTAGGTTTTGGGAGATCAATAACGATCTTTCCGACAAAACATTCAAGGGGCATTTCTATCATCAGATCGGTCCTTCCTTAGTAGAACTTTCCAGTTCCATTGTTGCGGTCATCTTCTTAGGCTTCGGCGCTTATTTGATGGAACTCAGACAATTCTCGCTGGGAGATTTCATGGTCTTCTTTTTGACCTTGGTATTCCTTACCAGACCTTTCAAACAAATGGGAATGTTATCTAACTCGATCCAGAGTGCAGTGGCGGCAGGGAACCGAGTCTTCGAGATGTTGGATAGCGAGACGGATATAAAGCAACCGGCCAATCCTGTTTACCCGAAACGTCTTTCAAAAGAATTGAGATTCGATTCCGTAGGATACACCTATCCAGGAGCAAAGACCCCCGCTCTCTCCGATCTAAATCTCTCCATACAGAAAGGTGCCACTGTTGCGTTAGTCGGCGCTTCCGGAGCAGGAAAGTCCACGGTCGTCGATCTAATTCCGAGACTGATCGATCCAACGGAAGGATCCATTTCCTGGGACGGAACGGATCTTAGAAATCTGGATCTTGCCTCTTTACGTAAAAAAGTCTCCATCGTAAACCAACAAGTCTTCTTATTCAACGGCACGGTCAGAGAGAATATCTGCTACGGGACCGAAAACGTTTCCGAAGATAAAATGAGAGAAGCGGCGGAGATGGCCTTCGCAACGGAATTCATTCTCTCCTTCGAAGATGGGTTCGACACGATCGTGGGCGAAAGAGGGGTCATGTTATCCGGAGGACAGAGACAAAGACTCTCTATCGCGAGAGCCTTATTGAATAATCCGGAAATATTGATCTTGGACGAGGCCACTTCCGCATTGGATACCGAATCGGAAAGAGTGGTACAGCAAGCCCTTGAATCCTTGTACAAGAATCGGACCGTTCTGATCATCGCTCATAGACTTTCCACAGTACAGATCGCAGATACCATCTTTGCCATGGAAGCCGGAAAAGTAGTGGAATACGGATCTCATTCCGAACTGATCCGACTAGATGGAAAATACAAAAAATTATACGAAATGCAATTCGCCGAGTCACCGGCATAA
- the lpxK gene encoding tetraacyldisaccharide 4'-kinase, whose amino-acid sequence MLSLLRILFFPILYPLSLVYKILFYLDRSLKKKRTLPNAFTISVGNFSVGGTGKTPFTIHLANLLHSEFPKIPILILTRGYGSSGTGIRRVDLNSEPSQVGDEPYLLKKNLSFANVYVGSNRYESYLQYRKDEKLKENDIVFVLLDDGFQHHALTRDLDLVLLDCTRISHSDFTLPLGLLRESYSSVSRADVLVASKYEDRFEKELSSWISKYRPKQTLKFRFGSKELVPLSPSSKLKVTQLAGKSVYAIAGLGNPSAFWKSLSELGPSQLKTKAFPDHHSYTKEDIQIISTNAEGADLILCTEKDAVKISRILDPSKTSSKWFYLGLQTSLIQEKVLIELVKKKFPNR is encoded by the coding sequence ATGCTTTCTCTTCTTAGGATCCTATTCTTTCCCATTCTTTATCCTCTCAGTCTAGTTTACAAAATCCTATTTTACTTGGATAGGAGCCTGAAAAAGAAAAGGACCCTACCGAATGCATTTACCATCAGCGTAGGAAATTTCAGCGTAGGAGGGACCGGAAAGACCCCTTTCACCATCCATCTGGCAAACCTACTTCATTCCGAATTCCCAAAGATCCCTATCCTGATCCTGACCAGAGGCTATGGTTCTTCCGGAACTGGGATCCGAAGAGTGGACCTAAATTCGGAACCTTCTCAAGTAGGGGACGAACCGTATCTATTAAAGAAGAATCTTTCGTTTGCGAACGTGTATGTGGGAAGCAATCGATACGAATCCTATTTGCAGTATCGTAAGGACGAGAAACTCAAAGAGAACGATATCGTCTTTGTTCTGTTAGATGACGGATTCCAGCACCACGCACTTACGAGAGATCTGGATCTGGTGCTTTTGGATTGTACCCGAATTTCTCATTCGGATTTTACACTTCCGTTAGGGTTACTCCGGGAATCATATTCTTCCGTTTCTAGGGCAGATGTTTTGGTCGCATCCAAGTACGAGGATCGATTCGAAAAAGAACTTTCGAGTTGGATCTCTAAGTACAGACCAAAGCAAACCCTGAAATTCCGGTTCGGATCCAAGGAACTAGTTCCTTTGTCGCCTTCTTCTAAATTGAAAGTAACACAACTAGCGGGGAAGTCCGTATATGCGATCGCGGGACTCGGGAACCCTTCCGCTTTTTGGAAATCGTTAAGCGAATTGGGTCCATCCCAACTGAAGACCAAGGCCTTTCCGGACCACCATTCTTATACCAAAGAGGATATACAAATCATCTCTACGAATGCAGAAGGAGCCGATCTGATCCTATGCACTGAAAAGGATGCAGTAAAAATTTCCCGCATCCTAGATCCTTCTAAAACTAGTTCTAAATGGTTTTACTTGGGCCTTCAAACTTCCCTCATCCAGGAAAAAGTCCTGATAGAACTAGTAAAAAAGAAATTTCCAAATAGATAA
- a CDS encoding LA_0442/LA_0875 N-terminal domain-containing protein, with protein sequence MRKKLAFLVFLFLLPYVIFSEPQTIYLRNGKTIKGEILDQTATYIELELPNKEVQRIQKTTILRIAYKDGTTVPVEKKPEPIPEKPPEPEVVPPPVIVPPPVAKVYKRVTRNPLERHFLDLYAGGGAGTNDSHAVNFYYKYQNIFSTVTNGTPFVLSKGPHQTPNGASSAGLIYKFKKFSVEAGGLSTHSSSTSQNIGPEAQLILVTGTYPQDLKMGTFKTSYSLLARKNFELYPSIGYTRIWNKTTDDQSTVVQPSNVTGYSVFHSSEQLKGGSFGLGFAYLLGSKWEARLELERMQLKGSQSLHQQYTVATFSLPTQIILLPSDYTFSWKATGNHVSLKLSYFWRMGLGFWLRYDNYQWNYAFQDGTFPSVIKTGDPAPSIMQAVQLHLQNNAMAGSVGSVSKATSLQIGISKALNFGPEEDF encoded by the coding sequence ATGAGAAAGAAGCTCGCATTTCTAGTTTTTCTATTCCTTCTTCCGTACGTAATATTCTCGGAACCCCAAACCATTTATCTTCGTAACGGCAAAACGATCAAGGGAGAGATCCTAGACCAAACCGCAACCTATATTGAACTGGAACTGCCGAACAAAGAAGTGCAAAGGATACAAAAGACCACTATCCTGAGGATCGCATACAAGGATGGGACAACAGTTCCTGTTGAAAAAAAACCGGAGCCGATCCCGGAAAAGCCGCCTGAACCGGAAGTAGTTCCTCCTCCGGTGATTGTCCCTCCTCCTGTCGCAAAGGTTTATAAGAGAGTGACCAGAAATCCTTTAGAGAGACATTTTCTGGATCTCTATGCGGGCGGAGGAGCTGGAACGAACGACTCTCATGCGGTGAATTTTTATTATAAGTACCAGAATATCTTTAGTACGGTCACAAACGGGACCCCTTTCGTTTTAAGCAAGGGTCCGCACCAGACTCCGAACGGTGCAAGCTCTGCGGGGCTCATTTATAAATTTAAGAAGTTTTCCGTGGAAGCAGGAGGACTCAGTACTCATTCTTCTTCTACCTCTCAAAACATCGGACCGGAAGCGCAACTCATCCTGGTCACTGGAACCTATCCTCAGGATCTAAAGATGGGAACATTCAAGACTTCTTACTCTCTTTTAGCCAGAAAGAATTTCGAACTCTATCCTAGCATTGGTTATACTAGGATATGGAATAAGACCACCGACGACCAATCCACAGTCGTCCAACCGAGTAACGTGACCGGGTATTCCGTGTTCCATTCTTCCGAGCAGTTGAAAGGAGGCTCCTTCGGTCTGGGTTTCGCTTATCTACTCGGATCCAAATGGGAAGCAAGACTAGAACTAGAGAGAATGCAATTGAAAGGAAGCCAATCCCTTCATCAGCAGTACACGGTTGCTACTTTCTCTCTTCCTACGCAAATCATCCTACTTCCTTCGGATTACACGTTTAGTTGGAAGGCGACAGGAAATCACGTCTCCTTAAAGCTAAGTTATTTCTGGAGAATGGGACTAGGATTCTGGCTGAGATATGATAATTATCAATGGAACTATGCGTTCCAAGATGGAACCTTCCCTTCTGTGATCAAGACGGGAGATCCGGCTCCTTCTATCATGCAAGCCGTGCAATTGCATTTGCAGAACAACGCGATGGCCGGATCCGTAGGAAGTGTTTCTAAGGCGACTTCTCTCCAGATCGGGATCTCTAAGGCTTTGAATTTCGGCCCAGAAGAAGATTTCTAG
- a CDS encoding LA_0442/LA_0875 N-terminal domain-containing protein: protein MRDIKKKIRSLFCIGFVIFSVSPLFSNDQVIYLKNGQVITGEITNQTATKLTVKLPDGTIKEFAKVEVRRVAFKETGKPIDTKDKTPATPPPLTPEQIAQQKQEELKKQEEDAKKQAVSDEKADKRKKEIEEAKRHKLEFFLGSGAGTVNYQSPYFYQQAVATAQELGGSNGQFSAPMAPSNSTGKANNAEIRYSYNRFVAEVGGSTITSSVKQNTFGTNNINSVTVPAMESGSYQNSMKHVYGNVSYSVYPKPKYDLRPVVGIHQFWFKGEDNSRITFSPGSSTGTEQYYGLVPLPVSEMLKGYSLGLQFDAKLPANFELRTGIQSMHLRGDGHFQQSTYLVAPILGQFSADSFGIYNKWNVNGTSVNLKLLYNWKYGVNFWVGVQSIDLKYKINDANLYFQGSGNNPAPSDLILIKSLFDSFLGPTYAKETKATTILLGASYSLDFSK from the coding sequence ATGCGAGATATAAAAAAGAAAATCCGGAGCCTGTTCTGCATCGGATTTGTAATATTTTCCGTAAGCCCTTTATTTTCCAACGATCAGGTCATCTATCTGAAGAACGGACAAGTAATCACAGGTGAGATCACGAATCAAACTGCGACTAAGCTCACGGTGAAATTGCCCGACGGGACCATAAAAGAGTTCGCCAAAGTTGAAGTGAGAAGAGTGGCTTTCAAAGAAACTGGAAAGCCTATAGACACCAAGGACAAGACCCCGGCGACTCCGCCACCGCTTACCCCGGAGCAGATCGCTCAACAGAAGCAAGAAGAACTCAAGAAACAGGAAGAAGATGCTAAGAAGCAGGCCGTAAGCGATGAGAAGGCAGACAAAAGAAAGAAAGAGATTGAAGAAGCAAAACGCCATAAATTGGAATTCTTTTTGGGTTCCGGTGCCGGAACTGTAAATTACCAATCTCCTTATTTCTACCAACAAGCAGTAGCTACTGCGCAAGAGCTTGGGGGAAGTAACGGCCAATTCAGTGCACCTATGGCTCCCAGCAACTCAACGGGAAAAGCAAACAACGCAGAGATCAGATATTCTTACAATAGGTTCGTAGCGGAGGTAGGAGGATCTACAATTACGTCTAGTGTAAAACAGAACACTTTTGGCACGAACAATATCAACTCGGTTACCGTCCCCGCCATGGAATCCGGTTCTTATCAAAATTCGATGAAGCATGTATACGGGAATGTTTCTTATTCCGTATATCCCAAGCCGAAGTACGATCTGAGACCGGTGGTAGGAATCCATCAATTCTGGTTCAAGGGAGAAGACAATTCTAGGATCACTTTTTCTCCGGGATCTTCTACCGGGACAGAGCAATATTATGGTTTAGTCCCTCTCCCGGTAAGTGAGATGCTCAAAGGATATTCTCTAGGACTACAATTCGATGCAAAGCTTCCTGCAAACTTCGAATTAAGAACAGGAATACAATCCATGCATCTGAGAGGGGACGGTCATTTCCAACAATCCACGTATCTAGTCGCTCCTATCCTTGGCCAATTCAGTGCCGATTCATTCGGAATTTATAATAAATGGAACGTAAATGGGACCAGCGTAAACCTGAAACTACTGTACAATTGGAAGTACGGAGTGAATTTTTGGGTAGGGGTCCAATCAATCGATCTAAAATATAAGATCAACGATGCGAACCTGTATTTCCAAGGAAGCGGAAATAATCCGGCGCCGAGCGATCTCATCCTGATCAAGTCCTTATTCGATTCCTTTCTCGGACCTACATATGCCAAGGAAACTAAGGCGACCACGATCCTACTCGGCGCATCTTATTCCCTGGATTTTAGCAAATAA
- a CDS encoding LA_0442/LA_0875 N-terminal domain-containing protein: MGRISSLLLLLLFLARSAFAEDQSVYMKNGKIIHAEVVQQNSTKIFLRFQDGTIREINKSDIKKIRFKVTKPEKVAKPKEKEKKPIPVLKKKPERPPVKEIAKPSPAPEEQAVTSPIPEENTKQTPVPEEVPKQVISTPTPSPAPEETPKPTPTPLVEATPKPSPQSEAATPIISPATNEAPKSTIPEQKEKKEETRNLISERHGLEISFGLGRSSYQSQVANFQRGVEQYATSLGNTGGFLYSSPQYQSSLAKTINLRYSWKRFVADLGGNDFQSKEAAQNFGYIVYPVSGTSIFQNAFSLGAPYHSLYYKQAYAQASYTAYSNRLFELRPILGYQRIWQKGIDNSTIEASPKDPSNPSAFDWAIRNGTSFSDFLQGYSIGIAADSHWNEKWETRFEIQKQFLHGDSTFTRDQIATVLGLGFEARSTLTNQWKANGLTLSGKLIYHWKEDIFFWTGFQYTKIHYSLQNFGGDLTLSGGPVGAYVGQQLIENLTKGLAGNSVATGLFIGAGYNFDLKRPSSSQ, from the coding sequence ATGGGTCGGATCTCTAGTCTTTTATTACTTCTACTATTTCTTGCAAGGAGTGCGTTTGCCGAAGACCAATCCGTGTACATGAAGAACGGCAAGATCATCCATGCCGAAGTTGTACAGCAAAACTCCACAAAGATCTTTCTGAGATTCCAGGACGGAACTATCCGAGAGATCAATAAATCCGATATCAAAAAGATCCGCTTTAAGGTAACAAAGCCCGAGAAGGTTGCAAAGCCCAAAGAAAAAGAAAAGAAGCCTATTCCCGTTCTGAAAAAAAAACCAGAGCGACCTCCTGTAAAAGAAATTGCGAAGCCGAGCCCCGCGCCAGAGGAACAGGCAGTAACTTCCCCTATTCCGGAAGAAAATACCAAACAGACTCCCGTTCCGGAAGAAGTTCCAAAGCAAGTCATCTCTACTCCTACACCAAGTCCGGCACCAGAAGAAACCCCGAAACCAACGCCTACACCGCTGGTAGAAGCAACTCCAAAACCTTCTCCTCAATCAGAAGCGGCTACGCCGATCATATCACCGGCGACCAATGAGGCTCCTAAATCGACGATTCCGGAACAAAAAGAGAAGAAGGAAGAGACCCGTAATCTGATTTCCGAAAGACATGGACTCGAAATTTCCTTCGGACTAGGTAGGAGTTCCTACCAAAGCCAAGTTGCAAATTTTCAGAGAGGAGTAGAACAATATGCTACCTCTCTCGGAAATACTGGTGGCTTTCTATATTCTTCTCCTCAGTACCAAAGTTCTCTAGCGAAGACGATTAACCTTAGATATTCTTGGAAGCGGTTCGTTGCAGATCTAGGCGGGAACGACTTCCAATCTAAAGAAGCTGCACAAAATTTCGGTTATATTGTATATCCGGTTTCGGGAACTTCTATCTTTCAAAATGCATTCAGTTTAGGAGCGCCATATCATTCCCTCTATTATAAACAGGCATACGCACAAGCTTCTTATACAGCTTACTCTAATCGACTCTTCGAACTAAGACCGATCCTAGGTTACCAAAGGATCTGGCAGAAAGGAATAGACAACTCTACGATAGAGGCCTCGCCCAAGGATCCTTCCAATCCATCCGCATTCGATTGGGCGATCCGCAATGGGACGAGCTTCAGCGACTTCCTACAAGGATACTCTATTGGAATAGCGGCGGATTCTCATTGGAATGAGAAATGGGAAACTAGATTCGAGATCCAAAAACAATTCCTGCATGGGGATTCCACATTTACCAGAGATCAGATCGCAACGGTCCTAGGATTGGGCTTCGAGGCGAGAAGCACCCTGACCAACCAATGGAAGGCAAACGGATTAACACTTTCAGGAAAGCTAATATACCATTGGAAGGAAGATATCTTCTTCTGGACCGGGTTCCAGTATACCAAGATCCATTATTCTTTACAGAATTTCGGAG